One Punica granatum isolate Tunisia-2019 chromosome 3, ASM765513v2, whole genome shotgun sequence genomic window carries:
- the LOC116199782 gene encoding subtilisin-like protease SBT1.7: MAKTGAYLVPVLLGFLLVGPLSVSSAAATETGDNGETTRRTYIVHVAESQMPRAFQHHEHWYDANLRSVSDTAEMIYTYSTAIHGFATRLTAAEAESLAARPGILSVLPEQRYELHTTRTPEFLGLGDNSKLLPEADSEADVVVGVLDTGIWPERKSYSDADMGDGPSWWKGECEAGANFSTANCNRKLIGARFLAKGYEAAVGPIDWSNESKSPRDDDGHGTHTSSTAAGSEVEGANLFGYAQGTARGMAKKARLAVYKVCWKNGCFSSDILAAMDKAITDGVNVLSLSLGGGSPDFYRDSIAIGAFAAAEKGILVSCSAGNSGPTPGSLSNVAPWITTVGAGTIDRDFPAYVSLGNGKNYSGVSLYSGSPLPKTLLPFVYAGNVSNATNGNLCMVGTLDSNKVAGKIVLCDRGMNSRVQKGLVVKQAGGAGMVLANTDENGEELVADAHLLPASAVGAKNGDEIRKYVFTDSNPTATIFFEGTKVGIQPAPVVAAFSSRGPSTVAPGILKPDLIAPGVNILAGWTGAVGPTGLSVDDRHVEFNIISGTSMSCPHVSGLAALVKSRHSDWSPAVIRSALMTTAYSTYKDGKMLMDVATGETATPFDYGAGHVDPISALNPGLVYDLTAADYLDFLCALNYTASQINLVARRNFTCDPSKKYSILDLNYPSFAATFDTTGTGGSGGNVVKFTRTVTSVSGAGTYKVSISTDSKAVKVSVDPSTLSFSAANEKKSYAVTVTWSSATPGKNSFGKLVWSDGDHTVGSPMAFTWT, translated from the coding sequence ATGGCGAAGACGGGGGCCTATCTGGTGCCCGTTCTCTTGGGCTTCCTCCTTGTGGGGCCCCTCAGCGTGTCCTCCGCCGCCGCTACGGAGACGGGGGATAATGGCGAGACCACCCGGCGGACCTACATTGTACACGTGGCGGAGTCCCAGATGCCCCGGGCCTTCCAGCACCACGAGCACTGGTACGACGCCAACCTCAGATCTGTCTCCGACACGGCCGAGATGATCTACACCTACTCCACCGCCATCCACGGGTTCGCCACCCGGCTCACCGCGGCGGAGGCCGAGTCCCTCGCGGCCCGGCCCGGGATCCTGTCTGTCCTCCCCGAGCAGCGGTACGAGCTCCACACGACCAGGACTCCTGAGTTCCTCGGACTGGGTGATAACTCGAAACTGCTTCCGGAGGCCGATTCGGAGGCGGACGTCGTCGTGGGGGTTCTGGACACTGGAATTTGGCCCGAGAGGAAGAGCTACAGCGATGCTGACATGGGGGACGGACCGTCCTGGTGGAAGGGTGAATGCGAGGCCGGGGCAAACTTCTCTACTGCAAATTGCAACCGGAAACTGATCGGAGCAAGGTTTCTTGCGAAAGGATACGAGGCCGCGGTGGGCCCGATCGACTGGTCCAACGAGTCCAAGTCCCCGAGGGACGATGACGGCCACGGGACGCACACCTCCTCCACGGCGGCTGGCTCCGAGGTGGAAGGCGCAAACCTATTTGGGTATGCCCAGGGGACGGCCCGTGGGATGGCCAAGAAGGCTCGGTTAGCCGTCTACAAAGTTTGCTGGAAGAATGGTTGCTTTAGCTCCGATATTCTCGCTGCCATGGACAAGGCTATTACCGACGGTGTAAATGTACTCTCCCTGTCCCTTGGAGGCGGCTCCCCTGACTTTTACCGTGATAGCATAGCAATTGGGGCCTTTGCCGCTGCCGAGAAAGGAATCCTTGTCTCATGCTCTGCCGGGAATTCGGGGCCGACACCAGGATCACTGTCCAATGTTGCACCGTGGATCACCACTGTCGGGGCGGGCACGATCGATCGAGATTTCCCTGCATATGTCAGCCTTGGAAACGGGAAGAACTACTCCGGCGTGTCACTCTACAGCGGCAGCCCCTTGCCCAAGACTCTACTGCCCTTCGTCTACGCCGGCAATGTAAGCAACGCCACCAACGGGAACCTCTGTATGGTGGGGACTCTCGACTCGAATAAGGTTGCCGGGAAGATCGTCTTGTGCGATCGAGGAATGAATTCTCGGGTCCAGAAGGGCCTGGTCGTGAAGCAGGCTGGTGGCGCCGGGATGGTGCTCGCCAACACGGACGAAAATGGTGAAGAGCTGGTGGCGGACGCGCACTTGTTACCTGCCTCTGCGGTGGGCGCAAAGAACGGGGacgaaataaggaaatatgTGTTCACAGATTCGAATCCGACCGCAACGATTTTCTTTGAAGGGACCAAGGTTGGGATCCAGCCGGCCCCAGTGGTGGCAGCATTCAGCTCGAGGGGCCCAAGCACGGTCGCTCCCGGCATTCTCAAGCCGGACCTGATAGCTCCGGGTGTCAACATCTTAGCCGGTTGGACCGGCGCAGTGGGCCCCACGGGGCTTTCTGTCGATGACCGCCATGTCGAGTTCAACATTATCTCGGGGACGTCCATGTCTTGTCCCCACGTGAGCGGTCTGGCTGCTCTCGTCAAATCCAGACACTCGGATTGGAGTCCGGCCGTTATCCGCTCCGCCCTCATGACCACCGCATACTCAACCTACAAGGATGGCAAGATGCTGATGGATGTGGCGACAGGGGAGACCGCCACGCCATTCGATTACGGGGCCGGCCACGTGGACCCCATATCTGCCTTAAACCCGGGGCTCGTCTACGACCTCACAGCTGCCGACTACCTCGACTTCCTCTGCGCGCTCAACTACACGGCCTCACAGATCAACCTAGTGGCTCGAAGGAACTTCACGTGCGATCCCAGCAAGAAGTACAGCATTCTTGACCTAAACTATCCTTCCTTTGCGGCGACATTCGACACCACAGGGACGGGCGGAAGCGGGGGCAATGTGGTGAAGTTCACGAGGACAGTTACCAGTGTGAGCGGGGCGGGAACTTACAAGGTCTCGATCTCAACAGACTCGAAGGCAGTCAAGGTGTCTGTGGACCCCAGCACACTGAGCTTCAGCGCTGCAAATGAGAAGAAGAGCTATGCTGTTACCGTGACATGGAGCTCGGCAACTCCTGGAAAGAACAGCTTCGGGAAGCTCGTGTGGTCGGACGGGGATCATACGGTCGGGAGTCCCATGGCCTTTACTTGGACTTAG
- the LOC116199783 gene encoding uncharacterized protein LOC116199783, with protein MEPDKQQQRQQGMERRAGGGGDAARSAEVRLPTEESPYTKYDDLEDYKRKGYGTEGHQEPKAGRGAGATDAPTLSGGAVSSDSGVPAAEDAHRHSAPK; from the coding sequence ATGGAACCCGACAAGCAGCAGCAACGGCAGCAGGGGATGGAGAGAAGGGCCGGAGGAGGTGGCGACGCAGCGAGGAGCGCAGAGGTGCGGCTTCCTACGGAGGAAAGCCCGTACACCAAGTACGATGATTTGGAGGACTACAAGCGCAAGGGCTACGGGACGGAGGGCCACCAGGAGCCGAAAGCTGGCCGGGGTGCCGGGGCCACTGATGCCCCCACCCTCTCTGGCGGGGCCGTCTCTTCCGATTCCGGTGTCCCCGCTGCCGAGGATGCTCACCGCCATTCAGCGCCCAAATAG